The Sphingomicrobium sp. genome has a window encoding:
- the recR gene encoding recombination mediator RecR, translating into MASHEIEALSQALARLPGLGPRSARRAVLHLMKRRETALQPLLRALQEVTDKLSTCSTCGNVDTSDPCTVCRDPRRDEKMLCVVEEVSDLWALDRSRLFPGRYHVLGGRLSALEGVGPDDLTINQLVRRVSEGGIDEVVLAMNATLEGQTTAHYVAERLEGFPIRLSQLAHGLPVGGELDYLDEGTLAQALRARRPVS; encoded by the coding sequence ATGGCGTCACACGAGATCGAAGCGCTGAGCCAGGCCCTCGCGCGCCTTCCCGGGCTCGGCCCGCGCTCGGCTCGTCGCGCGGTGCTTCACCTGATGAAGCGGCGCGAAACGGCGCTCCAGCCGCTCCTCCGCGCGCTTCAGGAAGTCACCGACAAGCTGTCGACCTGTTCGACCTGCGGCAATGTCGATACGTCCGATCCCTGCACGGTATGCCGCGACCCGCGCCGGGACGAGAAGATGCTGTGCGTGGTCGAGGAAGTCTCAGACCTCTGGGCACTCGATCGCTCCCGCCTCTTTCCTGGCCGCTACCACGTCCTCGGCGGCCGCTTGTCGGCGCTCGAGGGCGTCGGACCGGACGATTTGACCATCAACCAGCTGGTCCGGCGAGTGTCGGAAGGCGGGATCGACGAAGTGGTGCTGGCGATGAACGCCACGCTCGAAGGCCAGACGACCGCCCATTATGTGGCCGAGCGCCTCGAAGGATTTCCCATTCGTCTCAGCCAGTTGGCGCACGGACTTCCTGTCGGGGGTGAGCTCGACTATCTCGACGAAGGCACGCTGGCCCAGGCCTTGCGTGCGCGTCGGCCGGTGTCTTGA